The following coding sequences are from one Panthera leo isolate Ple1 chromosome E1, P.leo_Ple1_pat1.1, whole genome shotgun sequence window:
- the TMUB2 gene encoding transmembrane and ubiquitin-like domain-containing protein 2 isoform X2 — MELSDVTLIEGVGNEVTVVAGVVVLILALVLAWLSTYVADSGSNQLLGTIVSAGDTSVLHLGHVDHLVAGQGTPEPTELPHPSEGNDEKAEEAGEGGGDPTGEPGAGGGVEPSLEHLLDIQGLTKRQAGPESSSPEAPLRPEDGSCLPPSPGLINVRLKFLNDTEELAVARPEDTVGALKSKYFPGQESQMKLIYQGRLLQDPARTLRSLNITDNCVIHCHRSPPGSAVPGPSASLAPSSATEPPSLGVSVGSLMVPVFVVLLGVVWYFRINYRQFFTAPATVSLVGVTVFFSFLVFGMYGR; from the exons ATGGAGCTCTCTGATGTCACCCTCATTGAGGGTGTGGGTAATGAGGTGACTGTGGTGGCAGGTGTGGTGGTGCTGATTCTAGCCTTGGTCCTAGCTTGGCTCTCTACCTACGTAGCAGACAGCGGTAGCAACCAGCTCCTGGGCACCATTGTGTCAGCTGGCGACACATCCGTCCTCCACCTGGGACACGTGGACCATCTAGTAGCGGGCCAAGGCACCCCAGAGCCCACTGAACTTCCCCATCCATCAGAGGGTAATGACGAGAAGGCTGAAGAGGCTGGCGAAGGTGGGGGAGACCCCACAGGGGAGCCTGGAGCCGGGGGTGGCGTTGAGCCGAGCCTTGAGCATCTGCTTGACATCCAAGGCCTGACCAAAAGACAAGCGGGCCCAGAAAGCAGCAGTCCAGAGGCCCCCCTGAGACCTGAGGATGGCAGCTGCCtcccccccagccctggcctcatCAATGTGCGGCTCAAATTCCTCAATGACACCGAGGAGCTGGCTGTGGCCAGGCCGGAGGATACTGTGGGTGCCCTGAAGAG TAAGTACTTCCCTGGACAAGAGAGCCAGATGAAACTGATCTACCAGGGCCGTCTGCTGCAGGACCCAGCCCGCACACTGCGTTCTCTGAACATTACCGACAACTGTGTGATTCACTGCCACCGCTCCCCCCCAGGGTCAGCTGTTCCGGGCCCCTCAGCATCCTTGGCCCCCTCTTCGGCCACTGAACCCCCCAGCCTTGGCGTCAGTGTGGGCAGCCTCATGGTGCCCGTGTTTGTGGTGCTGTTGGGTGTGGTCTGGTACTTCCGTATCAATTACCGCCAGTTCTTCACAGCACCTGCCACCGTCTCCCTGGTGGGGGTCACCGTCTTTTTCAGCTTCCTAGTATTTGGGATGTATGGACGATAA
- the ATXN7L3 gene encoding ataxin-7-like protein 3 isoform X3: protein MKMEEMSLSGLDNSKLEAIAQEIYADLVEDSCLGFCFEVHRAVKCGYFFLDDTDPDSMKDFEIVDQPGLDIFGQVFNQWKSKECVCPNCSRSIAASRFAPHLEKCLGMGRNSSRIANRRIANSNNMNKSESDQEDNDDINDNDWSYGSEKKAKKRKSDKLWYLPFQNPNSPRRSKSLKHKNGELSNSDPFKYNNSTGISYETLGPEELRSLLTTQCGVISEHTKKMCTRSLRCPQHTDEQRRAVRIYFLGPSAVLPEVESSLDNDSFDMTDSQALISRLQWDGSSDLSPSDSGSSKTSENQGWGLGTNSSESRKTKKKKSHLSLVGTASSLGSNKKKKPKPPAPPTPSIYDDIN from the exons atgaaaatggagGAAATGTCTTTGTCTGGCCTGGATAACAGCAAACTAGAG GCCATCGCTCAGGAGATATACGCGGACCTGGTCGAGGATTCTTGTTTGGGATTCTGCTTTGAGGTACACCGGGCTGTCAAGTGTGGCTACTTCTTCCTGGACGACACGGACCCTGATAGCATGAAGGATTTTG AGATCGTGGACCAGCCGGGGTTGGACATCTTTGGACAGGTTTTCAACCAGTGGAAGAGCAAGGAGTGTGTTTGCCCCAATTGCAGCCGCAGCATTGCCGCCTCCCGCTTTGCTCCACATCTGGAGAAGTGCCTGGGAATGGGCCGGAACAGCAGCCGGATCGCCAACCGCCG GATTGCCAACAGCAACAATATGAACAAGTCGGAGAGTGACCAAGAGGATAATGACGACATCAATGACAACGACTGGTCGTACGGCTCAGAGAAGAAAG CCAAGAAGAGGAAATCAGACAAG CTATGGTATCTCCCATTCCAGAACCCCAATTCCCCTCGAAGATCCAagtctttaaaacacaaaaatg gggaACTTAGCAATTCGGATCCTTTTAAG TATAACAACTCAACTGGGATCAGCTACGAGACCCTGGGGCCGGAGGAGCTGCGTAGCCTGCTCACCACG CAATGTGGGGTGATCTCTGAACACACCAAGAAGATGTGCACAAG GTCCCTGCGCTGCCCCCAGCACACAGATGAGCAGCGGCGAGCCGTGCGGATTTACTTCCTCGGACCCTCAGC CGTCCTTCCAGAGGTCGAGAGTTCCCTGGATAACGACAGCTTTGACATGACTGACAGCCAGGCCCTGATCAGCCGGCTTCAGTGGGACGGCTCCTCTGATCTCTCACCCTCTGATTCGGGCTCCTCCAAGACGAGTGAGAATCAGGGATGGGGTCTAG GTACCAACAGCTCAGAGTCAcggaaaaccaagaaaaagaaatcccatcTGAGCCTGGTAGGGACTGCCTCCAGCCTAGGCTCCAACAAGAAGAAGAAGCCAAAGCCACCGGCACCCCCAACGCCCAGCATCTACGATGACATCAACTGA
- the ATXN7L3 gene encoding ataxin-7-like protein 3 isoform X4 produces MKMEEMSLSGLDNSKLEAIAQEIYADLVEDSCLGFCFEVHRAVKCGYFFLDDTDPDSMKDFEIVDQPGLDIFGQVFNQWKSKECVCPNCSRSIAASRFAPHLEKCLGMGRNSSRIANRRIANSNNMNKSESDQEDNDDINDNDWSYGSEKKAKKRKSDKNPNSPRRSKSLKHKNGELSNSDPFKYNNSTGISYETLGPEELRSLLTTQCGVISEHTKKMCTRSLRCPQHTDEQRRAVRIYFLGPSAVLPEVESSLDNDSFDMTDSQALISRLQWDGSSDLSPSDSGSSKTSENQGWGLGTNSSESRKTKKKKSHLSLVGTASSLGSNKKKKPKPPAPPTPSIYDDIN; encoded by the exons atgaaaatggagGAAATGTCTTTGTCTGGCCTGGATAACAGCAAACTAGAG GCCATCGCTCAGGAGATATACGCGGACCTGGTCGAGGATTCTTGTTTGGGATTCTGCTTTGAGGTACACCGGGCTGTCAAGTGTGGCTACTTCTTCCTGGACGACACGGACCCTGATAGCATGAAGGATTTTG AGATCGTGGACCAGCCGGGGTTGGACATCTTTGGACAGGTTTTCAACCAGTGGAAGAGCAAGGAGTGTGTTTGCCCCAATTGCAGCCGCAGCATTGCCGCCTCCCGCTTTGCTCCACATCTGGAGAAGTGCCTGGGAATGGGCCGGAACAGCAGCCGGATCGCCAACCGCCG GATTGCCAACAGCAACAATATGAACAAGTCGGAGAGTGACCAAGAGGATAATGACGACATCAATGACAACGACTGGTCGTACGGCTCAGAGAAGAAAG CCAAGAAGAGGAAATCAGACAAG AACCCCAATTCCCCTCGAAGATCCAagtctttaaaacacaaaaatg gggaACTTAGCAATTCGGATCCTTTTAAG TATAACAACTCAACTGGGATCAGCTACGAGACCCTGGGGCCGGAGGAGCTGCGTAGCCTGCTCACCACG CAATGTGGGGTGATCTCTGAACACACCAAGAAGATGTGCACAAG GTCCCTGCGCTGCCCCCAGCACACAGATGAGCAGCGGCGAGCCGTGCGGATTTACTTCCTCGGACCCTCAGC CGTCCTTCCAGAGGTCGAGAGTTCCCTGGATAACGACAGCTTTGACATGACTGACAGCCAGGCCCTGATCAGCCGGCTTCAGTGGGACGGCTCCTCTGATCTCTCACCCTCTGATTCGGGCTCCTCCAAGACGAGTGAGAATCAGGGATGGGGTCTAG GTACCAACAGCTCAGAGTCAcggaaaaccaagaaaaagaaatcccatcTGAGCCTGGTAGGGACTGCCTCCAGCCTAGGCTCCAACAAGAAGAAGAAGCCAAAGCCACCGGCACCCCCAACGCCCAGCATCTACGATGACATCAACTGA
- the ATXN7L3 gene encoding ataxin-7-like protein 3 isoform X1, with product MKMEEMSLSGLDNSKLEAIAQEIYADLVEDSCLGFCFEVHRAVKCGYFFLDDTDPDSMKDFEIVDQPGLDIFGQVFNQWKSKECVCPNCSRSIAASRFAPHLEKCLGMGRNSSRIANRRIANSNNMNKSESDQEDNDDINDNDWSYGSEKKAKKRKSDKLWYLPFQNPNSPRRSKSLKHKNGFSVCTSASNTLPLLFSSSGELSNSDPFKYNNSTGISYETLGPEELRSLLTTQCGVISEHTKKMCTRSLRCPQHTDEQRRAVRIYFLGPSAVLPEVESSLDNDSFDMTDSQALISRLQWDGSSDLSPSDSGSSKTSENQGWGLGTNSSESRKTKKKKSHLSLVGTASSLGSNKKKKPKPPAPPTPSIYDDIN from the exons atgaaaatggagGAAATGTCTTTGTCTGGCCTGGATAACAGCAAACTAGAG GCCATCGCTCAGGAGATATACGCGGACCTGGTCGAGGATTCTTGTTTGGGATTCTGCTTTGAGGTACACCGGGCTGTCAAGTGTGGCTACTTCTTCCTGGACGACACGGACCCTGATAGCATGAAGGATTTTG AGATCGTGGACCAGCCGGGGTTGGACATCTTTGGACAGGTTTTCAACCAGTGGAAGAGCAAGGAGTGTGTTTGCCCCAATTGCAGCCGCAGCATTGCCGCCTCCCGCTTTGCTCCACATCTGGAGAAGTGCCTGGGAATGGGCCGGAACAGCAGCCGGATCGCCAACCGCCG GATTGCCAACAGCAACAATATGAACAAGTCGGAGAGTGACCAAGAGGATAATGACGACATCAATGACAACGACTGGTCGTACGGCTCAGAGAAGAAAG CCAAGAAGAGGAAATCAGACAAG CTATGGTATCTCCCATTCCAGAACCCCAATTCCCCTCGAAGATCCAagtctttaaaacacaaaaatg GGTTCTCTGTCTGTACCTCTGCATCAAACacccttccccttcttttttcttcttcaggggaACTTAGCAATTCGGATCCTTTTAAG TATAACAACTCAACTGGGATCAGCTACGAGACCCTGGGGCCGGAGGAGCTGCGTAGCCTGCTCACCACG CAATGTGGGGTGATCTCTGAACACACCAAGAAGATGTGCACAAG GTCCCTGCGCTGCCCCCAGCACACAGATGAGCAGCGGCGAGCCGTGCGGATTTACTTCCTCGGACCCTCAGC CGTCCTTCCAGAGGTCGAGAGTTCCCTGGATAACGACAGCTTTGACATGACTGACAGCCAGGCCCTGATCAGCCGGCTTCAGTGGGACGGCTCCTCTGATCTCTCACCCTCTGATTCGGGCTCCTCCAAGACGAGTGAGAATCAGGGATGGGGTCTAG GTACCAACAGCTCAGAGTCAcggaaaaccaagaaaaagaaatcccatcTGAGCCTGGTAGGGACTGCCTCCAGCCTAGGCTCCAACAAGAAGAAGAAGCCAAAGCCACCGGCACCCCCAACGCCCAGCATCTACGATGACATCAACTGA
- the TMUB2 gene encoding transmembrane and ubiquitin-like domain-containing protein 2 isoform X1 has product MISRHRQNNLMSVDPVSSQAMELSDVTLIEGVGNEVTVVAGVVVLILALVLAWLSTYVADSGSNQLLGTIVSAGDTSVLHLGHVDHLVAGQGTPEPTELPHPSEGNDEKAEEAGEGGGDPTGEPGAGGGVEPSLEHLLDIQGLTKRQAGPESSSPEAPLRPEDGSCLPPSPGLINVRLKFLNDTEELAVARPEDTVGALKSKYFPGQESQMKLIYQGRLLQDPARTLRSLNITDNCVIHCHRSPPGSAVPGPSASLAPSSATEPPSLGVSVGSLMVPVFVVLLGVVWYFRINYRQFFTAPATVSLVGVTVFFSFLVFGMYGR; this is encoded by the exons ATGATTTCCCGTCACCGTCaaaacaaccttatgag TGTCGACCCAGTCAGCAGCCAGGCCATGGAGCTCTCTGATGTCACCCTCATTGAGGGTGTGGGTAATGAGGTGACTGTGGTGGCAGGTGTGGTGGTGCTGATTCTAGCCTTGGTCCTAGCTTGGCTCTCTACCTACGTAGCAGACAGCGGTAGCAACCAGCTCCTGGGCACCATTGTGTCAGCTGGCGACACATCCGTCCTCCACCTGGGACACGTGGACCATCTAGTAGCGGGCCAAGGCACCCCAGAGCCCACTGAACTTCCCCATCCATCAGAGGGTAATGACGAGAAGGCTGAAGAGGCTGGCGAAGGTGGGGGAGACCCCACAGGGGAGCCTGGAGCCGGGGGTGGCGTTGAGCCGAGCCTTGAGCATCTGCTTGACATCCAAGGCCTGACCAAAAGACAAGCGGGCCCAGAAAGCAGCAGTCCAGAGGCCCCCCTGAGACCTGAGGATGGCAGCTGCCtcccccccagccctggcctcatCAATGTGCGGCTCAAATTCCTCAATGACACCGAGGAGCTGGCTGTGGCCAGGCCGGAGGATACTGTGGGTGCCCTGAAGAG TAAGTACTTCCCTGGACAAGAGAGCCAGATGAAACTGATCTACCAGGGCCGTCTGCTGCAGGACCCAGCCCGCACACTGCGTTCTCTGAACATTACCGACAACTGTGTGATTCACTGCCACCGCTCCCCCCCAGGGTCAGCTGTTCCGGGCCCCTCAGCATCCTTGGCCCCCTCTTCGGCCACTGAACCCCCCAGCCTTGGCGTCAGTGTGGGCAGCCTCATGGTGCCCGTGTTTGTGGTGCTGTTGGGTGTGGTCTGGTACTTCCGTATCAATTACCGCCAGTTCTTCACAGCACCTGCCACCGTCTCCCTGGTGGGGGTCACCGTCTTTTTCAGCTTCCTAGTATTTGGGATGTATGGACGATAA
- the ATXN7L3 gene encoding ataxin-7-like protein 3 isoform X2: MKMEEMSLSGLDNSKLEAIAQEIYADLVEDSCLGFCFEVHRAVKCGYFFLDDTDPDSMKDFEIVDQPGLDIFGQVFNQWKSKECVCPNCSRSIAASRFAPHLEKCLGMGRNSSRIANRRIANSNNMNKSESDQEDNDDINDNDWSYGSEKKAKKRKSDKNPNSPRRSKSLKHKNGFSVCTSASNTLPLLFSSSGELSNSDPFKYNNSTGISYETLGPEELRSLLTTQCGVISEHTKKMCTRSLRCPQHTDEQRRAVRIYFLGPSAVLPEVESSLDNDSFDMTDSQALISRLQWDGSSDLSPSDSGSSKTSENQGWGLGTNSSESRKTKKKKSHLSLVGTASSLGSNKKKKPKPPAPPTPSIYDDIN; the protein is encoded by the exons atgaaaatggagGAAATGTCTTTGTCTGGCCTGGATAACAGCAAACTAGAG GCCATCGCTCAGGAGATATACGCGGACCTGGTCGAGGATTCTTGTTTGGGATTCTGCTTTGAGGTACACCGGGCTGTCAAGTGTGGCTACTTCTTCCTGGACGACACGGACCCTGATAGCATGAAGGATTTTG AGATCGTGGACCAGCCGGGGTTGGACATCTTTGGACAGGTTTTCAACCAGTGGAAGAGCAAGGAGTGTGTTTGCCCCAATTGCAGCCGCAGCATTGCCGCCTCCCGCTTTGCTCCACATCTGGAGAAGTGCCTGGGAATGGGCCGGAACAGCAGCCGGATCGCCAACCGCCG GATTGCCAACAGCAACAATATGAACAAGTCGGAGAGTGACCAAGAGGATAATGACGACATCAATGACAACGACTGGTCGTACGGCTCAGAGAAGAAAG CCAAGAAGAGGAAATCAGACAAG AACCCCAATTCCCCTCGAAGATCCAagtctttaaaacacaaaaatg GGTTCTCTGTCTGTACCTCTGCATCAAACacccttccccttcttttttcttcttcaggggaACTTAGCAATTCGGATCCTTTTAAG TATAACAACTCAACTGGGATCAGCTACGAGACCCTGGGGCCGGAGGAGCTGCGTAGCCTGCTCACCACG CAATGTGGGGTGATCTCTGAACACACCAAGAAGATGTGCACAAG GTCCCTGCGCTGCCCCCAGCACACAGATGAGCAGCGGCGAGCCGTGCGGATTTACTTCCTCGGACCCTCAGC CGTCCTTCCAGAGGTCGAGAGTTCCCTGGATAACGACAGCTTTGACATGACTGACAGCCAGGCCCTGATCAGCCGGCTTCAGTGGGACGGCTCCTCTGATCTCTCACCCTCTGATTCGGGCTCCTCCAAGACGAGTGAGAATCAGGGATGGGGTCTAG GTACCAACAGCTCAGAGTCAcggaaaaccaagaaaaagaaatcccatcTGAGCCTGGTAGGGACTGCCTCCAGCCTAGGCTCCAACAAGAAGAAGAAGCCAAAGCCACCGGCACCCCCAACGCCCAGCATCTACGATGACATCAACTGA